From Algoriphagus sp. NG3, the proteins below share one genomic window:
- a CDS encoding ATP-binding protein, with protein sequence MKVKDIVNKEIVNLTNCEQEPIHIPGSIQPHGFLIGLKAGSFIIDYCSANTTQFLGLSHTQLLGQEFGAVFGNESKELFIDYIAQDRMLSSLLLKIQLMERDFLCTVHQSGSIFILEGEPVNTSSQKANEVYDHTSQFLSYMHTTHSLQDLCSLVARGTREITGYDRVMIYRFDTNYNGEVYAESCREDLEPFLGLHYPHTDIPPQARDLYLKNLLRIITDIDYTPVPIYTIDDDEQDKNLDLSLSILRSTSPIHVQYLHNMGVGATLTISLIYKQRLWGLIACHHYSPKNISPEIRLAAQLQGHFITSQIDVRQANEEYEISRKVNAAFDKLDTFELTGDPQSFQNLTAQPELLRLCNATGVSIYYNGEVYSHGTTPSVKEIRFLADFFNQSYANSSFHTNKLVDLIPDHRKLCENTAGAIYHSLGIESQNCIIWFRPETKTEVNWAGDPSKSIILDKKGLSPRNSFKLWKEIVDCTCKPWLQPELDTAAAYANGLQRQINLIKITEEEQKYRKLSEMLKEANAELENMNWISSHDLQEPLRKMQLISSHLLTEEELPSNIQHSLTRLNFSAEKMRTLLQDILKYTRLKYSEDSFEKVRLTDLVKEVADDLSQDDNKPTEITVSDLPEIFGVPFFLKQLFSNLIANSIKYGKAEEKNFIHITAQDEAVAYPTEQDELYHLILVKDNGIGFEQKYAESIFNIFTRLHLASQYNGSGVGLALCKKIVKNHKGHITASSTPGEGTEIRIYFPVIST encoded by the coding sequence ATGAAGGTAAAAGACATAGTAAATAAGGAGATTGTCAATCTCACCAACTGTGAGCAGGAACCTATACATATTCCAGGGAGCATACAGCCACATGGTTTCCTGATAGGGCTTAAAGCAGGTTCTTTTATCATCGATTATTGTAGTGCAAATACGACCCAATTTCTGGGACTTTCCCACACGCAGCTGTTAGGCCAGGAGTTTGGAGCTGTTTTCGGTAATGAATCAAAGGAATTATTTATTGATTATATCGCCCAAGACAGAATGCTTTCCTCTTTGCTCCTGAAAATCCAATTGATGGAGCGTGATTTCCTCTGTACAGTACACCAAAGCGGATCGATATTTATACTGGAAGGAGAGCCGGTAAACACTTCATCTCAGAAGGCAAATGAAGTGTATGACCATACATCCCAGTTTCTTTCCTATATGCATACTACCCATAGTCTGCAGGATCTATGCAGCCTTGTAGCCAGAGGCACGCGTGAAATCACGGGTTATGACCGGGTGATGATCTATAGGTTTGACACCAACTATAATGGTGAAGTCTATGCGGAAAGCTGCCGCGAAGACCTAGAGCCTTTCTTGGGATTGCACTATCCTCATACAGATATACCGCCTCAAGCTAGAGATTTGTATCTGAAAAATCTACTGAGAATTATTACCGATATCGATTATACACCGGTACCTATTTACACCATAGATGATGATGAGCAAGATAAAAACCTGGATCTAAGCCTCTCCATACTTCGAAGCACCTCTCCTATACATGTTCAATATCTCCATAATATGGGTGTAGGGGCTACCCTGACGATTTCTTTGATCTATAAGCAGCGGCTATGGGGACTGATTGCCTGCCATCACTATTCTCCGAAAAACATCTCTCCTGAAATAAGACTTGCCGCCCAATTACAAGGGCACTTTATCACCTCCCAAATCGATGTAAGACAGGCAAATGAAGAATATGAGATCAGTAGGAAAGTAAATGCTGCTTTTGACAAACTTGATACGTTTGAGCTCACTGGAGATCCACAATCTTTTCAAAACTTAACTGCTCAGCCCGAATTGTTGAGGCTTTGCAATGCCACAGGTGTCTCTATTTACTACAATGGAGAAGTATACTCTCATGGGACGACCCCATCAGTTAAGGAAATTCGTTTTCTGGCCGATTTTTTTAATCAATCTTACGCTAATTCCAGTTTCCACACCAATAAACTTGTGGACCTTATACCGGATCACCGTAAACTCTGTGAAAATACAGCAGGTGCTATTTACCATTCGTTGGGGATAGAAAGCCAAAATTGCATCATTTGGTTCAGACCAGAAACCAAAACTGAAGTAAACTGGGCAGGAGACCCATCAAAATCAATAATCCTGGACAAAAAGGGTCTGTCACCCCGAAACTCTTTTAAACTTTGGAAAGAAATTGTGGATTGCACTTGCAAACCTTGGCTTCAGCCTGAGCTGGACACTGCTGCTGCATACGCCAACGGGCTTCAAAGGCAGATCAACTTGATCAAAATCACAGAGGAGGAACAGAAATACCGCAAACTCAGCGAAATGCTTAAAGAGGCAAATGCGGAATTGGAAAACATGAACTGGATCAGCTCCCATGACCTACAGGAACCGCTGAGAAAAATGCAGCTGATATCTTCACATTTACTTACCGAAGAAGAGCTTCCTTCCAATATCCAACACTCACTTACACGGTTGAATTTTTCAGCTGAAAAGATGCGCACCCTGTTGCAGGATATTCTGAAATATACCCGACTGAAATATTCAGAAGACTCCTTTGAAAAAGTTAGGCTGACAGACCTTGTCAAAGAAGTGGCTGACGATCTTTCTCAGGATGACAATAAACCTACAGAAATAACTGTTTCTGATTTACCTGAAATTTTTGGAGTGCCATTTTTTTTAAAACAACTATTCTCCAATCTAATCGCCAACTCTATAAAATATGGCAAAGCAGAGGAAAAGAATTTTATTCACATAACCGCCCAAGATGAGGCGGTAGCTTATCCCACTGAGCAGGATGAGCTTTACCATCTCATTTTAGTGAAGGATAACGGAATAGGGTTTGAACAGAAATATGCAGAATCCATCTTCAATATATTTACTAGGCTTCATCTGGCATCCCAGTATAACGGATCAGGGGTGGGATTGGCGCTCTGTAAAAAAATAGTAAAAAACCATAAGGGGCACATAACCGCGTCAAGCACCCCAGGTGAAGGCACAGAAATCCGGATTTATTTTCCGGTCATCTCTACTTAG
- a CDS encoding phosphoglycerate kinase — protein MNSRIKNVDNLSFEGKKALVRVDFNVPLDDKFNVTDDTRIQAALPTINKILKDGGSVILMSHLGRPKSGPEDKFSLKNIVVDLEKALERPVKFAKDCVGKEPEMLAEGLKPGEVLLLENLRFHKEEEKGDKEFAEKLSKLGDVYVNDAFGTAHRAHASTAVIAEFFNDKVCGYLMLSELKNADKVLGNPERPYTAIMGGAKIADKIMIIEQLLNKVDNLIIGGGMSYTFAKAQGGTIGDSLLEEDKMDFVLELMETAKAKGVNLILPVDTVISKAFANDAEQGMANKGEIPDGWMGLDIGPKTRELFSDVIANSKTILWNGPMGVFEMESFDKGTKAIAEAVVAATKAGAYSLIGGGDSAAAVNKFGYGDDVSFVSTGGGALLEHMEGKVLPGVAALEP, from the coding sequence ATGAACTCTAGAATCAAAAATGTAGATAATCTTAGTTTTGAAGGAAAGAAAGCACTCGTCAGGGTGGATTTCAATGTTCCTTTGGATGACAAGTTTAACGTAACTGACGACACCAGGATCCAGGCTGCACTTCCTACTATCAATAAAATATTGAAGGATGGAGGATCTGTGATTTTGATGTCACACTTAGGCCGACCTAAGTCAGGTCCTGAAGATAAGTTTTCGTTGAAAAACATTGTAGTTGATCTTGAAAAAGCGCTGGAAAGACCAGTGAAATTTGCCAAGGACTGTGTAGGAAAAGAGCCAGAGATGCTTGCTGAAGGCTTAAAGCCAGGGGAAGTGTTGTTGCTTGAAAACCTAAGATTCCATAAAGAAGAAGAAAAAGGGGATAAGGAATTTGCAGAGAAGCTTTCAAAGCTGGGTGATGTGTATGTGAACGACGCATTTGGCACTGCTCATAGAGCACACGCTTCTACAGCTGTTATCGCTGAATTTTTCAATGATAAGGTATGTGGATACCTGATGCTTTCTGAACTGAAAAATGCAGATAAAGTCTTGGGTAATCCTGAGAGACCTTATACAGCTATTATGGGTGGAGCAAAGATCGCTGATAAGATTATGATCATTGAGCAATTGCTCAATAAGGTGGACAACCTGATAATAGGTGGCGGTATGTCCTATACTTTTGCAAAGGCGCAAGGTGGGACTATTGGAGATTCATTGCTGGAAGAAGATAAAATGGACTTTGTGCTTGAGCTTATGGAAACTGCCAAAGCGAAAGGTGTGAATCTTATTCTTCCTGTGGATACAGTGATTTCCAAAGCATTTGCTAACGACGCAGAGCAAGGTATGGCGAATAAAGGTGAGATTCCTGACGGCTGGATGGGCTTGGATATAGGGCCTAAAACACGCGAGTTGTTCTCTGATGTGATCGCAAATTCCAAAACTATCCTTTGGAATGGACCAATGGGGGTCTTCGAGATGGAATCATTCGACAAAGGAACCAAAGCGATCGCCGAAGCAGTGGTGGCAGCTACTAAGGCTGGAGCCTACTCCCTCATCGGTGGAGGAGATTCAGCAGCAGCTGTGAATAAATTCGGTTACGGAGATGATGTTTCTTTTGTGTCAACAGGTGGCGGTGCGTTGCTAGAGCATATGGAGGGTAAAGTGCTTCCAGGTGTTGCTGCATTAGAACCTTAA
- a CDS encoding L-threonylcarbamoyladenylate synthase: MAIIGQDILQAKSILEAGELVAIPTETVYGLAGNALNPTAVASIFETKNRPSFDPLIIHVPSLMFAENYVNEIPATLRRLAEEFWPGPLTLLLPRNKIIPDIVTSGLDRVAVRVPSHPLTLKLLGQLEFPLAAPSANPFGYISPTSPQHVDAQLGGKIPYILDGGACKVGLESTIVGMEGDEVIVYRLGGLEVSEIEKVVGKVSVKSHSSSNPQAPGLLESHYAPTKPFIIGDLDDLIKEHHGKDILCAVLSLDKSFSSIPDDYQIALSPSADLKEAATHLFSAMRTLDSSNVQVIVAELMPDKGLGRAINDRLRRASSKG; this comes from the coding sequence ATGGCAATTATCGGGCAGGACATATTACAGGCAAAAAGTATCCTGGAAGCAGGAGAGCTGGTGGCTATCCCTACAGAAACAGTCTATGGGCTTGCGGGGAATGCATTGAATCCAACAGCAGTGGCTTCTATTTTTGAAACGAAAAACCGTCCGAGCTTCGATCCGCTGATAATCCATGTGCCTTCTCTAATGTTTGCTGAAAATTATGTAAATGAGATTCCTGCCACACTTAGAAGATTGGCAGAAGAATTTTGGCCTGGACCGCTTACACTTTTGCTGCCTAGGAATAAAATTATTCCTGACATTGTTACCTCCGGACTAGACCGTGTCGCGGTCCGTGTTCCAAGCCATCCGCTGACACTAAAGTTACTGGGACAGTTGGAGTTTCCGCTGGCGGCACCGAGTGCTAATCCTTTCGGATACATCAGCCCTACCTCGCCGCAGCATGTGGATGCGCAGCTGGGAGGGAAGATCCCATATATCTTAGATGGGGGGGCGTGCAAAGTAGGTCTTGAAAGCACTATAGTAGGAATGGAAGGGGATGAGGTCATTGTCTATAGACTTGGGGGATTAGAGGTTTCGGAAATTGAAAAAGTAGTGGGGAAAGTCTCAGTGAAAAGCCATAGCTCTTCCAATCCACAAGCTCCGGGGTTATTGGAAAGTCACTATGCTCCGACCAAACCATTTATCATCGGTGATTTGGATGATCTGATAAAAGAGCATCATGGAAAAGATATACTATGTGCGGTTTTGTCATTGGACAAGAGCTTTTCATCTATCCCTGATGATTATCAAATAGCATTAAGCCCCAGCGCTGATTTAAAGGAAGCGGCGACACATCTTTTCTCTGCTATGAGGACACTGGACTCCTCAAATGTCCAAGTGATTGTGGCGGAATTGATGCCTGATAAAGGTCTTGGGAGAGCAATCAATGATCGCTTAAGGCGTGCCTCCTCTAAGGGCTAA
- a CDS encoding tetratricopeptide repeat protein, giving the protein MKKLWILTLLLAGLMGCSPGEDELFQEGINQMNAQNWKGAITLFDRALEINPQNAQALNAKGAALFQQEKFEETVPVFSAAIEADSANYKAWFNRGNAQLKLDNFKDAVSDYNMASRLDPSQTDIYYNRGLALLGMEEYEDALLDFDMALQVEPNQALVHFNRGKALLGNNDPGNAMKALNDAINLDGKNGAAYYLLGVTRMSALGESEKEEGCADLKMALQLGYTEAKSWVDEFCN; this is encoded by the coding sequence GTGAAAAAACTTTGGATACTTACCCTGCTACTAGCGGGACTGATGGGCTGTAGCCCAGGTGAAGATGAATTGTTTCAGGAGGGGATCAATCAAATGAATGCCCAGAATTGGAAAGGGGCTATCACCCTTTTTGACAGAGCTCTGGAGATCAACCCCCAAAATGCCCAAGCATTGAACGCGAAAGGAGCGGCACTGTTCCAGCAGGAGAAATTTGAAGAAACGGTGCCTGTATTTTCAGCTGCTATTGAAGCAGATTCCGCAAATTATAAAGCATGGTTTAATCGTGGGAATGCCCAATTAAAATTGGACAACTTCAAAGATGCAGTTTCGGATTACAATATGGCAAGCAGGCTGGATCCATCACAAACTGACATATACTACAACAGAGGACTGGCGCTGTTGGGAATGGAAGAATATGAAGACGCCTTACTGGACTTCGATATGGCTTTGCAGGTAGAACCCAATCAGGCACTTGTTCACTTCAATAGAGGCAAAGCATTGCTTGGAAATAACGACCCTGGCAACGCGATGAAAGCATTGAACGATGCGATTAACCTAGATGGAAAAAATGGTGCAGCCTATTACCTTCTAGGGGTGACTAGAATGTCCGCGCTTGGAGAATCAGAAAAAGAGGAGGGCTGTGCAGATCTGAAAATGGCACTGCAGCTAGGTTATACAGAGGCTAAAAGCTGGGTTGACGAGTTTTGTAACTAG
- a CDS encoding acyl-CoA thioesterase — translation MLTYDPAELIREIPFSLPIQIRFSDIDGYLHVNNGVYFNYFEHARAVYLDKVCNWDVMETGCVVGRIEIDYVRPIHLEDQIEALVRCTRVGNTSFDLEHFLVGKAKNGELVTFARCKCIMVTVDMNTMKTISVPEIYRTKLQPMS, via the coding sequence ATGCTTACTTATGATCCGGCTGAGTTAATACGGGAAATCCCGTTTTCACTTCCTATTCAGATAAGATTTTCTGATATAGATGGATATCTGCATGTGAATAATGGGGTTTATTTCAACTACTTCGAACATGCCAGAGCAGTATATCTTGACAAGGTCTGTAATTGGGATGTGATGGAAACAGGGTGTGTGGTAGGAAGAATAGAAATAGATTATGTTCGCCCTATTCACCTGGAGGATCAGATAGAAGCATTGGTTCGCTGCACAAGAGTAGGAAATACTTCCTTTGATCTCGAGCATTTTTTAGTAGGAAAGGCCAAAAACGGAGAGCTCGTCACCTTTGCAAGATGCAAATGCATTATGGTGACAGTGGACATGAATACCATGAAAACTATTTCCGTTCCGGAAATCTATAGGACGAAACTTCAGCCAATGTCCTGA
- a CDS encoding NUDIX hydrolase: MDRVNLKAQLGRYRTPYEEEAGFIQDFLELTEDPLAYGRERLEGHFTASSWIVNRKRTHTLLTLHRKLGRWLQLGGHADGNEDLLEVAMQEAQEESGLKSLAFVDQAIFDLDKHIIPERSHVPEHFHFDVRYLLEADLEEPLIKSDESISLAWVAFDSVQDVIGYNPSILRMLEKTSKSEIIL; encoded by the coding sequence ATGGACAGAGTTAACTTAAAAGCGCAATTAGGAAGATACCGTACGCCTTACGAAGAGGAAGCAGGTTTTATACAGGATTTCTTGGAGTTGACGGAGGATCCACTGGCTTATGGACGTGAGCGGTTAGAAGGGCATTTTACGGCGTCCTCATGGATAGTAAACCGTAAGCGGACACATACCTTGCTTACACTTCATCGTAAGCTGGGAAGATGGTTGCAGCTTGGGGGTCATGCTGATGGTAATGAGGATTTACTGGAAGTTGCCATGCAAGAAGCGCAGGAAGAAAGCGGGTTGAAAAGTTTGGCATTTGTGGATCAGGCTATTTTCGATTTGGACAAGCATATTATACCTGAGCGCTCACATGTTCCTGAGCATTTTCATTTTGATGTGCGTTATCTTTTAGAAGCCGATTTGGAAGAGCCACTGATTAAAAGTGACGAAAGTATTTCTTTGGCCTGGGTGGCTTTTGATTCTGTCCAGGATGTGATAGGCTATAACCCATCCATTTTGAGGATGCTGGAAAAAACCAGTAAATCAGAAATCATTCTTTGA
- a CDS encoding RecQ family ATP-dependent DNA helicase, with translation MLTRATEILHQVFGHADFRPVQKEIIEAVLAGKDTLALLPTGGGKSLCYQIPALTVEGICLVVSPLIALMKDQVDALKAKGIKAAAIYSGMSYREIDRTLDNCIYGDYKFLYVSPERLKAELFIERFRQMKVNLIAVDEAHCISQWGYDFRPPYLEIALIRPFHPTVPVLALTASATPQVCADIKERLEMKKAAEFQQSFARKNLSFSVRLIENKLEKGLEILRRIDGSAIWYVRNRQGTHKIAKALSQLGISAAAYHAGLSMQERAQKQEAWMKSEVRVMVSTNAFGMGIDKPDVRMVIHNEPPENIENYYQEAGRAGRDGAKSYGVLLTNQQDFETVLKRAELIYPPLDFVRRVYQCLANYFRIAVGSNMLSSFDFEWSDFANTYDLGVLETFYALKLLEEEGFIGLSESYYSPSKIHFTVDPSRLYEIQIAYAKLDPVVKIIMRTYGGNVFSEYIKIQEAKLAKSLNSSEMEVVKALKQLEQLEVMVYDQRKDKPQITFLTPRYDAGKLPLNFKRIELRRGLTLEKAKSMVAYGRQNELCRTQFIQEYFGENTDEQCGVCDICIANRKAIHPDKAENRIRSKILETLGSSGELTEQELFERIRLPFAEKYLRILRILRDQGYITLLDSGSYALVTNE, from the coding sequence ATGCTGACTAGAGCTACTGAAATCCTTCATCAAGTATTTGGACACGCGGATTTTCGACCTGTCCAGAAAGAAATCATAGAAGCTGTGCTGGCAGGGAAGGATACACTTGCACTATTGCCCACAGGCGGTGGTAAGTCACTCTGCTATCAGATCCCTGCTCTCACGGTGGAGGGAATATGTCTGGTCGTCAGTCCGTTGATTGCATTAATGAAAGATCAGGTGGATGCACTCAAAGCCAAAGGTATCAAAGCAGCGGCAATTTATTCCGGTATGAGCTATAGGGAAATCGACCGTACGTTGGACAATTGCATATATGGGGATTATAAGTTCCTGTATGTTTCTCCGGAGCGGCTAAAAGCGGAGCTTTTTATTGAGCGGTTTCGTCAGATGAAGGTTAATCTGATTGCTGTGGATGAAGCGCACTGTATCTCTCAGTGGGGCTATGACTTCCGCCCGCCTTATTTAGAAATTGCGTTGATACGACCTTTTCACCCCACTGTCCCTGTGCTTGCACTGACTGCTTCAGCTACTCCCCAAGTCTGTGCTGATATCAAAGAGCGGCTGGAAATGAAAAAAGCTGCTGAATTTCAGCAGAGTTTCGCCCGGAAAAACTTAAGCTTCAGTGTGCGACTGATAGAGAATAAGCTCGAAAAAGGATTAGAGATACTCAGACGGATCGATGGTTCTGCGATCTGGTACGTGAGAAATAGGCAAGGGACACATAAAATAGCCAAAGCACTTTCCCAGCTGGGCATTTCGGCTGCTGCCTATCATGCAGGACTTTCCATGCAGGAGCGGGCTCAGAAGCAAGAGGCATGGATGAAAAGCGAGGTTCGTGTGATGGTGAGCACGAATGCCTTCGGGATGGGGATAGATAAACCAGACGTGCGTATGGTGATTCATAATGAACCTCCTGAAAATATTGAAAACTATTATCAGGAAGCTGGCCGGGCAGGCAGGGATGGAGCGAAGTCCTATGGAGTACTTCTGACAAATCAGCAGGATTTTGAGACAGTGTTGAAACGTGCAGAGCTCATTTATCCTCCACTTGATTTTGTGAGGCGAGTATATCAGTGCCTGGCAAATTATTTCAGGATCGCTGTAGGAAGTAATATGCTGAGCAGCTTTGATTTTGAATGGAGTGATTTTGCCAATACCTATGATCTAGGGGTTTTGGAGACATTTTATGCACTCAAGCTACTAGAGGAAGAAGGATTTATTGGATTAAGTGAGAGTTATTATTCTCCTTCCAAAATCCATTTTACCGTGGATCCCTCACGCTTGTATGAGATCCAGATCGCCTATGCTAAACTGGATCCTGTGGTGAAAATAATCATGAGGACGTATGGAGGGAATGTATTTTCCGAGTATATCAAGATTCAGGAAGCCAAACTGGCCAAGTCTTTGAATAGTAGTGAAATGGAGGTGGTCAAGGCACTTAAGCAGCTCGAACAGCTGGAAGTAATGGTCTATGATCAGCGAAAGGATAAGCCGCAGATTACTTTTCTGACTCCACGATACGATGCGGGTAAATTGCCGCTAAACTTTAAGAGAATAGAGCTTAGACGGGGATTGACTCTTGAAAAAGCCAAGAGTATGGTTGCATACGGTCGGCAGAATGAACTTTGTCGTACCCAATTTATCCAGGAGTATTTTGGCGAAAATACAGATGAGCAGTGTGGTGTCTGTGATATATGTATAGCCAACAGGAAGGCAATTCATCCGGACAAGGCTGAAAATAGGATCAGAAGCAAGATCCTTGAAACATTAGGAAGTAGTGGAGAGTTAACAGAGCAGGAGCTGTTTGAGCGGATTCGCCTTCCGTTTGCCGAAAAATACCTTCGTATATTACGTATTTTGCGAGATCAGGGATATATTACGCTTCTCGATTCCGGCAGCTATGCACTTGTGACCAATGAATGA
- a CDS encoding enoyl-CoA hydratase/isomerase family protein, with amino-acid sequence MSAVLTEIIDRIGYITLNRPEKRNALSPELIAGLQEAFEGMNENEKVKVIVLRAKGKAFCAGADLAYLQQLQNFSYEENLSDSRKLMRLFNLIYSMPKVVIAEIQGHALAGGCGLATVCDFAFAVPDALFGYTEVRIGFVPALVSVFLQEQIGAAKTQELLLSGEFISASKAAELGLITGVEPAEFLEKYVLEFAAKLINQNSGFSMGKTKSLLRELNQENRKTSLELAAEVNANARAHDDCKKGIASFLNKTSPDW; translated from the coding sequence ATGAGCGCTGTACTTACTGAAATCATAGATAGAATAGGTTACATAACCTTGAATAGGCCAGAAAAGCGTAATGCACTCAGCCCTGAGTTGATAGCTGGGCTTCAAGAGGCATTTGAAGGAATGAATGAGAATGAGAAGGTAAAGGTCATTGTACTTAGAGCAAAAGGTAAAGCCTTCTGTGCAGGTGCGGATCTGGCCTATCTGCAACAGCTTCAAAATTTTTCATATGAGGAAAATCTCTCTGATAGCCGTAAGCTTATGCGTTTGTTCAATCTGATTTACTCCATGCCCAAAGTAGTGATAGCGGAGATCCAGGGACACGCTTTGGCCGGAGGCTGCGGCTTGGCTACTGTCTGTGATTTTGCTTTTGCGGTGCCGGATGCGCTTTTTGGATACACTGAGGTAAGAATAGGCTTTGTCCCGGCATTGGTCTCCGTTTTTTTGCAGGAGCAAATAGGGGCGGCTAAAACCCAGGAATTATTGCTTTCGGGTGAGTTTATTTCAGCATCCAAAGCTGCTGAGCTAGGTTTAATCACCGGAGTGGAGCCAGCAGAGTTTTTGGAAAAATACGTTCTGGAATTTGCTGCGAAATTAATAAATCAAAATTCGGGTTTTTCCATGGGGAAGACAAAATCGCTTTTGCGTGAGCTAAACCAGGAAAATAGAAAAACCTCCCTGGAACTAGCTGCTGAAGTCAATGCTAATGCTAGGGCTCATGATGACTGCAAAAAGGGGATTGCCTCATTTTTGAATAAAACTTCGCCTGATTGGTAA
- a CDS encoding ComEC/Rec2 family competence protein — translation MTLAVILSVVWLGYVLALSFQLKSKTTFQASPLAYLVLILFGALLVQSKKDMSAFNPDLDGAEAYLAEVTMYDQQKPNSFENLLEVKSILVKGTWKDAHGKILVYHQSDRLLKPGEIIYSKGKPEQIAAPTNPYEFDYRKYLSRQEIYYRQFLGKDFQLIDSVRKSTTEYFLVHLRHKIGEMLKSRIPDPNSTQIALALLLGQKKELDPTIREAYSQTGVMHVLAVSGLHVGIIYALFILMLKPLKLRLEKARFYLLGVILVIWMYAFLTGLAPSVVRAATMFSLLTLGQMRERPPAIYNVLAFSAILMITVNPDIIFEVGFQLSYLAVLGIVMLQPLILDLWLPRARVVEYVWELASVSIAAQLVTFPLTLYYFHVFPTYFLLGNLLILPLALLIMQVGVPLMMVGWVPVVGDVLGWALSWLIWLQIRIAEMIRLMPGGKLERLTMDSAGMIFVWGILLIVVAWQFGQHSKLVWLALFSTFILLGYSVYKEFGHPARELIVYQGKKSQLFDFYSSGMTLSWNNGLDPGEISYSVDPNRVQNHWPQIPGTLEVFQSDSSKVEFVGAGFSFLPRENRLIWASPPQSIHYWHGNSWQSFPVSSSLRIDSLAYRIVF, via the coding sequence ATGACACTTGCCGTAATCCTAAGTGTTGTCTGGCTGGGATATGTTTTGGCACTGTCGTTTCAGCTGAAAAGTAAAACCACCTTTCAGGCAAGTCCTTTGGCATATTTAGTCCTGATACTCTTCGGTGCTCTACTTGTGCAGAGTAAAAAGGATATGTCTGCATTCAACCCTGATCTCGATGGAGCTGAAGCTTATCTTGCGGAAGTCACGATGTATGATCAGCAAAAGCCAAATTCCTTTGAAAACTTGTTAGAGGTCAAATCTATACTGGTCAAAGGGACATGGAAGGATGCCCATGGGAAAATCTTGGTATATCATCAAAGTGACAGACTTCTAAAGCCTGGTGAAATTATCTATTCGAAAGGCAAACCTGAGCAAATAGCTGCTCCTACAAACCCCTATGAGTTTGATTATAGGAAGTACTTGTCCAGGCAGGAGATTTATTATCGTCAGTTTCTTGGAAAGGATTTTCAGCTTATTGATTCGGTAAGAAAGAGCACCACAGAATATTTCTTGGTTCACTTACGCCATAAGATTGGGGAAATGCTGAAGTCTAGGATTCCCGATCCCAATTCCACCCAAATTGCCTTGGCTTTACTGTTAGGTCAAAAAAAAGAGCTTGACCCCACGATTAGGGAAGCTTATTCCCAGACGGGAGTGATGCATGTTTTGGCGGTTTCGGGGCTTCATGTGGGTATTATTTATGCCCTTTTTATCTTAATGCTGAAGCCACTGAAGCTAAGGCTGGAAAAAGCCAGATTTTATCTCCTCGGTGTAATTCTGGTGATCTGGATGTATGCATTTCTTACTGGACTTGCCCCCTCTGTAGTCAGGGCTGCGACGATGTTTTCATTGCTTACGTTGGGCCAGATGCGGGAGCGTCCACCGGCTATTTATAATGTACTTGCCTTCTCCGCCATTTTGATGATTACGGTTAATCCTGATATCATTTTTGAGGTTGGCTTTCAGTTGTCCTATTTGGCGGTTCTTGGGATAGTGATGCTGCAGCCCTTGATTTTGGATTTGTGGTTGCCTAGGGCCAGAGTAGTAGAGTATGTCTGGGAATTAGCCTCAGTTAGTATTGCCGCTCAGCTGGTTACTTTTCCTTTGACACTTTATTATTTCCATGTTTTTCCTACTTATTTTCTATTAGGTAATTTACTGATCTTACCACTGGCACTTTTGATTATGCAAGTAGGTGTGCCGCTGATGATGGTGGGTTGGGTACCAGTGGTAGGGGATGTGTTGGGCTGGGCTTTGAGCTGGTTGATTTGGCTACAGATCAGGATTGCGGAAATGATACGCTTGATGCCTGGTGGTAAACTGGAACGACTCACAATGGATTCTGCCGGGATGATCTTCGTTTGGGGAATACTATTGATAGTTGTTGCCTGGCAGTTTGGTCAGCACAGTAAACTGGTATGGTTAGCCTTGTTTTCAACTTTTATTTTGCTTGGATATAGTGTGTACAAAGAGTTTGGGCATCCTGCTCGCGAGCTGATTGTCTATCAAGGGAAAAAGTCGCAGTTGTTTGATTTTTATTCAAGTGGGATGACGCTGTCATGGAACAATGGTCTTGATCCCGGCGAAATAAGCTACTCGGTTGATCCAAATCGAGTTCAGAATCATTGGCCACAGATTCCCGGTACTTTGGAGGTTTTTCAAAGTGATTCGTCAAAGGTTGAGTTTGTAGGAGCTGGTTTTAGTTTCTTGCCACGTGAAAACAGACTCATCTGGGCTTCGCCTCCGCAATCAATCCACTACTGGCATGGAAACTCTTGGCAGAGCTTTCCTGTTTCCAGTTCTTTGCGAATAGATTCTTTAGCCTATAGAATTGTTTTTTGA